A stretch of the Macadamia integrifolia cultivar HAES 741 unplaced genomic scaffold, SCU_Mint_v3 scaffold2107, whole genome shotgun sequence genome encodes the following:
- the LOC122065730 gene encoding disease resistance protein L6-like: MEEVINLHLKHAQETCELYDVFLSFRGEDTRNNIAGLVYRDLKREGIKVYMDSPSLEGGEEIKPALDEAIRRSKISIPIFSEGYAESKWCLRELEEIVKCHRSNGQKILPIFYGVEPTDVSHQTSRRYARAFHRYSEKNEVQTIQNWKQSLNFVGGIAGYDLKQVNGNESELVQLIVDWVLKELRTNRLGDAKNPILLGDDINPIGLGDAKNPIIL, encoded by the exons ATGGAGGAAGTTATTAATTTGCATCTTAAACATGCACAGGAGACCTGCGAGTTGTACGATGTGTTTCTTAGTTTCAGGGGTGAAGATACTCGCAATAACATCGCTGGTTTAGTTTACAGAGATCTGAaaagagaaggaatcaaggTATATATGGATAGCCCAAGCCTGGAGGGTGGAGAAGAGATCAAACCGGCGCTCGATGAAGCCATCCGACGATCCAAAATCTCGATCCCTATCTTCTCTGAAGGCTATGCGGAGAGCAAATGGTGTCTCAGGGAACTCGAAGAGATTGTTAAATGCCATAGATCCAACggtcaaaaaattcttcccATTTTCTACGGTGTTGAACCAACGGATGTTAGCCATCAGACCAGCAGAAGATATGCTAGAGCGTTTCATAGATACAGCGAGAAAAATGAGGTCCAGACCATTCAAAATTGGAAGCAATCATTGAATTTCGTGGGAGGAATTGCGGGATATGACCTTAAGCAAGTAAATGG GAATGAATCAGAATTAGTTCAATTAATTGTTGAttgggttttgaaggagttgagAACGAATCGCTTGGGTGATGCTAAAAATCCTATTCTTTTGGGTGATGATATAAATCCTATTGGCTTGGGTGATGCTAAAAATCCTATAATCTTGTGA